The Corvus hawaiiensis isolate bCorHaw1 chromosome 2, bCorHaw1.pri.cur, whole genome shotgun sequence genome includes a window with the following:
- the LOC125322208 gene encoding G-protein coupled receptor 183-like has product MALVEDVFLPTNLTSSNHSSCNVHNHHLSTKVTFSLFYIILLVFGACGNVLALCITFQHRKKKLNSTDLYLVNLALSDALFTLALPGRIAYYILESDWPFGDWFCRITAFIFYMNTYVSIYFMTCVSVDRYVAVVRTRHPSRIRKMSRARGICVLIWSLVFLQTAPLLLRPMTRRMGDKLTCMEYFNFEEIPNLPYLLLVACMLGFFLPVGIILVCYVRINLKLCQTAKENSLTVKNRHHHRAFTVILVVLLAVLLCFSPYHLNIVQFMVRKILYQPSCREQQAFKMSLQVTVAFMNFNCCIDPIIYFFAFRGYKRRLLRIFRNSGSLATSSTAKTPSDSNSNSQPPGSVSV; this is encoded by the coding sequence ATGGCTCTTGTGGAGGATGTGTTCCTGCCCACCAACCTCACCTCCAGCAACCATAGCAGCTGCAACGTGCACAACCACCACTTGTCAACCAAAGTCaccttctcccttttctacaTCATCCTGCTGGTGTTCGGTGCCTGTGGGAATGTCCTGGCCCTCTGTATCACCttccagcacaggaagaagAAACTCAACTCTACCGACCTCTACCTGGTCAACCTGGCCCTCTCCGATGCCCTCTtcaccctggcactgccaggcagGATTGCCTACTACATCCTGGAGTCTGACTGGCCTTTTGGGGACTGGTTCTGCCGGATCACAGCTTTCATTTTCTACATGAACACCTATGTGAGCATCTACTTCATGACCTGTGTGAGCGTGGACCGCTACGTTGCTGTGGTACGCACCAGGCACCCCAGCAGGATTCGGAAGATGAGCCGTGCCAGGGGCATCTGTGTCCTCATCTGGTCCTTGGTGTTCCTGCAGACGGCTCCACTTCTCCTGCGGCCCATGACGCGAAGGATGGGAGACAAGCTGACATGCATGGAGTACTTCAACTTTGAGGAGATTCCCAATCTGCCCTACCTGCTCCTGGTGGCCTGCATGCTTGGCTTCTTCCTGCCTGTGGGCATCATCTTGGTCTGCTACGTGAGGATCAACCTCAAGCTCTGCCAGACAGCCAAGGAGAACTCGCTGACAGTGAAGAACAGGCACCACCACCGGGCCTTCACCGTCAtcctggtggtgctgctggctgtcctgctctgcttcagTCCCTACCACCTCAACATTGTCCAGTTCATGGTCAGGAAGATCCTCTATCAGCCATCCTGCCGTGAGCAGCAAGCCTTCAAGATGTCCCTACAAGTCACTGTGGCATTCATGAACTTCAACTGCTGCATCGACCCCATCATCTACTTCTTCGCCTTCCGGGGCTACAAGCGGAGGCTGCTCCGCATCTTCAGGAACAGCGGTTCACTGGCCACCTCCTCCACTGCCAAGACCCCCTCggacagcaacagcaacagccAGCCGCCCGGCTCCGTCTCTGTCtag